Proteins encoded by one window of Vitis riparia cultivar Riparia Gloire de Montpellier isolate 1030 chromosome 11, EGFV_Vit.rip_1.0, whole genome shotgun sequence:
- the LOC117924918 gene encoding pectinesterase-like translates to MESTTVIKKFHEPPKDLTRTRLMTIVLGVFLTLPTLILFASFLNEEGDQELVRSSTQPQPLHPLIKNACTNTLYPSLCFTTLSSAPATSKNTTTLHHILEIAVNATVSSVMDSGSDIKALFTYQDLNSQEKNALNDCMEMTDQTLYELGQAIDDLHAFPPSIGDPHRLYTNLKTLLSAAMTNENTCIDGFTDLEEADSESQKGLKGHLQSVLTPISGMISNCLAIIKYMETIALRDRKIMNTTMPRDEFPAWMTAIDRKLIEMVPKIRPDIVVASDGSGHFSTIGEAISTAPNKSSNRFVIKIKAGVYKENVEIPREKVNIMLVGDGMNSTVITGSKSFVDGFSTFTSATLTVVGDKFLARDLTIINTAGPEKHQAVAVRVTSNSAFYRCNFSSYQDTLYAHSLRQFYRECTIQGTIDFIFGNAAAVFQNCLILVRKPSPGQKNMITAQGRGDPNQNTGISLQNCTIVAAPEFPLAERRNFLTFLGRPWRNYSRTMVMKSYLGDLINPQGWHKWNKYSTLDTVEYIEYLNFGPGSDTRHRVTWGGYRKNCSEDIAKQFTAEVFLHGASEWLESIGFPLVHGS, encoded by the exons ATGGAGTCCACCACCGTAATCAAGAAATTCCATGAACCCCCCAAGGATCTCACAAGAACCCGACTTATGACCATTGTACTTGGGGTCTTTCTCACACTCCCAACACTAATTCTCTTTGCTTCATTTCTCAACGAGGAAGGAGACCAAGAACTGGTCCGTTCTTCAACTCAACCTCAACCTCTTCATCCACTCATCAAGAACGCCTGCACCAACACTCTCTACCCTTCTCTCTGCTTCACCACTCTCTCTTCTGCTCCTGCCACTTCCAAGAACACCACCACCCTCCACCATATTCTTGAGATTGCAGTCAATGCAACGGTGAGCTCCGTGATGGATTCTGGGTCCGATATTAAAGCCCTTTTCACCTACCAAGACTTGAATTCTCAAGAGAAGAATGCTCTGAATGATTGCATGGAAATGACAGACCAAACCCTCTATGAACTTGGACAGGCCATTGACGACCTGCATGCTTTCCCGCCATCTATAGGGGATCCTCATCGGTTATACACGAACCTCAAGACCCTTCTCAGTGCAGCCATGACAAATGAGAACACATGCATCGATGGATTCACTGACCTGGAAGAAGCCGATTCTGAAAGCCAGAAGGGTCTCAAGGGACATCTCCAATCCGTCTTAACTCCTATTTCTGGTATGATCAGCAACTGCTTGGCCATTATCAAGTACATGGAAACCATAGCCCTTAGGGACAGAAAGATCATGAATACCACAATGCCAAGGGACGAATTCCCAGCATGGATGACAGCCATTGATCGGAAACTGATTGAAATGGTGCCTAAAATAAGGCCGGACATCGTTGTTGCAAGTGATGGCAGTGGACATTTTAGCACCATTGGGGAAGCAATCAGTACGGCGCCTAACAAGAGCAGTAATCGATTTGTGATTAAAATAAAGGCAGGAGTATACAAGGAAAATGTGGAGATTCCAAGGGAAAAGGTCAATATCATGTTGGTAGGAGATGGGATGAATTCAACAGTGATCACAGGGTCTAAAAGCTTTGTTGATGGGTTTTCCACCTTCACTTCAGCCACCCTAA CTGTGGTTGGAGACAAGTTCTTAGCAAGGGATCTAACCATCATCAACACGGCAGGCCCCGAGAAGCACCAGGCAGTTGCAGTAAGAGTGACCTCCAATTCTGCTTTCTACCGCTGCAACTTCAGCTCGTATCAGGACACCCTCTACGCTCATTCTCTCCGCCAATTCTATCGTGAATGCACAATCCAAGGCACAATAGATTTCATCTTTGGAAATGCAGCAGCAGTCTTCCAAAACTGTCTTATACTCGTTCGCAAACCAAGCCCCGGACAAAAGAACATGATCACTGCTCAAGGGAGAGGAGACCCAAATCAGAACACTGGCATCTCATTACAAAACTGCACCATAGTAGCTGCACCAGAATTCCCTTTGGCTGAGAGACGAAACTTTTTGACTTTCCTGGGTCGCCCATGGAGGAACTACTCAAGGACTATGGTCATGAAGAGCTACTTAGGAGATCTGATAAACCCACAGGGTTGGCACAAATGGAATAAGTATAGCACTTTAGACACTGTGGAGTACATTGAATACCTGAACTTTGGACCAGGATCAGACACAAGGCACAGAGTCACATGGGGTGGCTACAGAAAGAATTGCAGTGAAGACATAGCCAAGCAGTTTACAGCTGAAGTTTTTCTACATGGAGCCAGTGAGTGGTTAGAGTCCATTGGTTTTCCCCTAGTTCATGGCTCATAA
- the LOC117924712 gene encoding sucrose synthase, translating to MADSVLTGVHSLRARLDETLTAHRNEILSFLSRIEGHGKGILQPHQLLAEFEALPEVNRKKLSDGPFGDVLKSIQEAIVLPPWIAFAVRPRPGVWEHIRVNVSALVVEELLVPEYLHFKEELVDGSCNGNFVLELDFEPFTASVPRPTLSKSIGNGVEFLNRHLSAKMFHDKDSMQPLLDFLRTHQYKGKTMMLNDRIQNLDTLQFVLRKAEEYLSSQAPETPYPEFEHKFQEIGLERGWGDTAERVLEMIHLLLDLLEAPDPCTLEQFLGRIPMVFNVVILSPHGYFAQDNVLGYPDTGGQVVYILDQVRAMETEMLLRIKQQGLDITPKIIIVTRLLPDAVGTTCNQRIEKVYGTEHSIILRVPFRTEKGIVRKWISRFEVWPYLETYTEDVANELATELQTKPDFIIGNYSDGNIVASLLAHKLGVTQCTIAHALEKTKYPESDIYWKKLEDKYHFSCQFTADLIAMNHTDFIITSTFQEIAGSKDTVGQYESHTGFTMPGLYRVVHGIDVFDPKFNIVSPGADMTIYFSYTEEKMRLKALHPEIEELLFSPVENKEHLCVLKDRNKPIIFSMARLDRVKNLTGLVEWYGKNTRLRELVNLVVVGGDRRKESKDLEEQSEMKKMHELIETYKLNGQFRWISSQMDRVRNGELYRYIADTKGVFVQPAFYEAFGLTVVEAMTCGLPTFATCNGGPAEIIVHGKSGFHIDPYHGDKAAELLANFFEKCKADPTHWDKISKAGLKRIEEKYTWKIYSERLLTLAGVYGFWKYVSNLDRRETRRYLEMFYALKYRKLAQSVPLAVEE from the exons ATGGCCGACAGTGTTCTGACCGGGGTTCACAGCCTCAGGGCACGCTTGGATGAAACTCTCACTGCCCATCGCAATGAAATCCTGTCCTTCCTGTCAAG GATTGAAGGCCATGGAAAAGGAATTCTGCAACCCCATCAGCTTCTAGCTGAGTTTGAGGCCTTACCCGAAGTAAACAGAAAAAAACTAAGTGATGGGCCATTTGGAGATGTCCTGAAGTCCATACAG GAAGCCATAGTTCTGCCTCCATGGATTGCGTTTGCTGTTCGTCCAAGGCCTGGTGTTTGGGAGCATATTCGCGTGAATGTGAGCGCGCTTGTTGTTGAGGAGTTGCTTGTGCCTGAGTATTTGCATTTCAAGGAAGAACTTGTGGATGGGAG CTGCAATGGCAACTTCGTTCTTGAGTTGGACTTTGAACCATTCACTGCATCCGTCCCTCGCCCAACTCTTTCCAAGTCCATTGGAAATGGTGTCGAGTTCCTCAACAGACACCTCTCTGCGAAAATGTTCCATGACAAAGACAGCATGCAGCCCCTGCTTGATTTCCTCCGAACTCACCAATACAAGGGGAAG ACAATGATGCTGAATGACAGAATTCAGAATCTGGATACCCTCCAATTTGTTCTAAGGAAGGCAGAGGAGTATCTGTCTTCACAGGCTCCAGAGACTCCATACCCTGAGTTTGAGCACAAGTTCCAAGAGATTGGCCTGGAAAGAGGGTGGGGTGATACTGCTGAGCGTGTGCTGGAGATGATTCATCTACTTTTGGACCTTCTTGAGGCTCCTGACCCCTGCACTCTTGAGCAATTTCTTGGGAGAATCCCCATGGTTTTCAATGTTGTTATTCTCTCCCCCCATGGCTACTTTGCTCAGGACAATGTTCTGGGCTACCCTGACACTGGTGGCCAG GTTGTTTATATTCTGGATCAAGTTCGTGCCATGGAGACTGAGATGCTTCTCCGTATCAAGCAGCAAGGACTTGATATCACTCCCAAGATCATCATT GTGACTAGACTTCTCCCTGATGCAGTAGGGACGACTTGCAACCAGCGTATCGAGAAAGTTTATGGAACAGAGCATTCAATCATCCTTCGAGTTCCCTTTAGAACTGAGAAGGGAATTGTCCGCAAATGGATCTCCAGATTTGAAGTGTGGCCATACCTGGAAACTTACACTGAG GATGTTGCAAATGAGCTTGCTACAGAGCTACAGACCAAGCCAGATTTTATCATTGGCAATTACAGCGATGGAAACATTGTTGCCTCTTTGCTGGCTCATAAGCTAGGGGTTACACAG TGCACCATAGCTCATGCCCTGGAGAAAACCAAATATCCAGAATCAGACATCTATTGGAAGAAACTAGAGGACAAGTACCACTTCTCATGCCAGTTTACAGCTGATCTTATTGCCATGAACCATACCGATTTTATCATCACCAGTACCTTCCAAGAGATTGCTGGAAG CAAGGACACTGTTGGGCAATACGAGAGTCATACTGGATTCACCATGCCTGGGCTGTACAGAGTAGTCCATGGTATCGATGTTTTTGACCCCAAATTCAACATCGTTTCACCAGGAGCAGATATGACCATCTACTTCTCCTACACTGAAGAGAAAATGAGGCTGAAGGCCCTCCATCCAGAAATTGAAGAGCTTCTTTTCAGCCCTGTTGAGAATAAAGAA CACTTATGTGTACTAAAAGACCGTAACAAGCCAATCATATTCTCAATGGCGAGGTTGGACCGCGTGAAGAACTTGACGGGACTTGTTGAGTGGTATGGTAAGAATACCCGGCTCAGGGAATTGGTTAACCTTGTTGTGGTGGGTGGAGACCGAAGGAAGGAGTCCAAGGATTTGGAAGAGCAGTCAGAGATGAAGAAGATGCATGAGCTCATAGAAACCTACAAACTGAATGGCCAGTTCAGATGGATTTCCTCCCAGATGGACCGTGTCAGGAACGGTGAACTCTACCGCTACATTGCTGACACCAAGGGAGTATTTGTGCAGCCTGCCTTCTACGAGGCTTTCGGATTGACTGTTGTCGAGGCCATGACCTGTGGATTGCCAACATTTGCAACCTGCAATGGTGGCCCAGCCGAGATCATTGTGCATGGAAAGTCAGGCTTCCACATTGATCCCTACCATGGAGACAAGGCAGCTGAGCTCCTTGCCAACTTCTTTGAGAAATGCAAGGCAGACCCAACTCACTGGGATAAGATCTCCAAGGCAGGCCTGAAGCGTATTGAAGAGAA GTATACATGGAAAATTTACTCTGAGAGACTGTTGACCCTGGCTGGGGTTTATGGGTTCTGGAAGTATGTCTCCAACCTTGACCGCCGTGAGACCCGCCGCTACCTTGAAATGTTTTATGCCCTCAAGTACCGCAAGCTG GCTCAATCAGTTCCTCTGGCTGTGGAAGAGTAG